A region of Allocoleopsis franciscana PCC 7113 DNA encodes the following proteins:
- the queF gene encoding preQ(1) synthase yields MNQSLTQEQVSSEVQTPEMKYGEREIAEGKLITFPNPRVGRRYDINITLPEFTCKCPFSGYPDFATIHITYVPDERVVELKALKLYINSYRDRYISHEESVNQILDDFVEACDPLEVTVKGDFSPRGNVHTVIEVRHQKE; encoded by the coding sequence ATGAATCAATCTCTAACCCAAGAACAAGTCTCATCGGAAGTACAGACGCCAGAGATGAAATACGGTGAACGCGAGATTGCGGAGGGAAAGCTGATTACGTTCCCCAATCCGCGTGTCGGGCGTCGCTATGATATCAACATCACTTTGCCGGAATTCACCTGTAAGTGCCCATTCTCTGGTTATCCTGACTTTGCCACTATTCACATCACCTATGTGCCGGATGAACGGGTGGTGGAGTTGAAGGCGCTGAAACTTTATATTAATAGCTACCGCGATCGCTACATTTCTCACGAAGAAAGCGTCAATCAAATTCTGGATGATTTTGTCGAGGCTTGTGACCCCTTAGAAGTTACGGTTAAGGGGGATTTCTCCCCACGGGGTAACGTCCACACAGTAATCGAAGTGCGGCACCAAAAAGAGTGA
- a CDS encoding TIGR02587 family membrane protein yields the protein MAKRTRKKRQSSHSWSYQLNDMIRGASGGFLFGIPLLYTMEVWWIGSETPPHLMLVILAITFIVVLLLNHTEGFRQIQSKRFLDTVMDSVEALAIGIVSATCILFVVGEITQETPLNEALGKLILESVPFSLGAALAGAFLSGDRWSSSNNQDSDQQGNRNHQGKKSNFNATLADIGGTLIGAMIIAFNIAPTDEIPMLDAAIEPPRLLAIIAVSLLISYGIVFQAGFTTQKQRRQQKGIFQRPISETVMSYLVSLFASAFMLFFFHRLSLDDPWTLWMSKTLILGLPATIGGAAGRLAI from the coding sequence ATGGCAAAACGCACGCGAAAAAAACGTCAATCTTCTCACTCGTGGTCATATCAACTCAATGATATGATTCGGGGTGCTTCAGGTGGCTTTTTGTTTGGAATTCCCCTGCTTTATACGATGGAAGTTTGGTGGATTGGCTCTGAAACTCCTCCACATTTAATGTTAGTTATTTTGGCGATTACCTTCATCGTTGTTTTGCTGCTCAACCACACAGAAGGATTTCGTCAAATCCAAAGTAAGCGGTTTTTGGATACAGTAATGGATAGTGTTGAAGCTTTAGCAATTGGAATTGTCAGCGCTACCTGTATCCTTTTTGTGGTAGGCGAAATTACCCAAGAAACACCGCTGAATGAAGCACTGGGTAAGTTAATCTTGGAAAGCGTTCCTTTTTCCCTAGGGGCGGCTTTGGCGGGTGCTTTTTTAAGTGGCGATCGCTGGTCTTCTTCAAATAATCAGGATTCTGACCAGCAAGGCAATCGCAACCATCAAGGCAAGAAATCAAACTTTAACGCCACCCTGGCGGATATCGGTGGCACTCTCATTGGTGCGATGATCATTGCCTTTAATATTGCGCCCACCGACGAAATCCCCATGTTAGATGCAGCAATCGAACCGCCACGCCTTCTTGCGATTATCGCTGTATCACTGCTAATTTCCTATGGGATTGTCTTCCAAGCCGGATTTACCACGCAGAAACAGCGCCGACAGCAGAAAGGTATCTTTCAGCGCCCGATCAGCGAAACGGTAATGTCCTATCTTGTTTCACTCTTCGCCTCAGCGTTTATGTTGTTTTTTTTCCATCGCTTGAGTTTAGATGACCCTTGGACGCTGTGGATGAGCAAGACATTAATTCTAGGACTACCAGCAACCATCGGCGGTGCAGCAGGACGCTTAGCGATATGA
- a CDS encoding CP12 domain-containing protein, translated as MTQQNIQNDIESDRAVGEQENSESNQDATDRDHRVANPPIEAQNSSFKEYCAANPSASECKVYDL; from the coding sequence ATGACACAACAAAATATTCAGAATGACATTGAGTCGGATCGTGCCGTCGGTGAGCAGGAAAATTCAGAATCAAACCAAGACGCTACGGATCGGGATCATCGGGTAGCGAATCCGCCTATCGAAGCACAAAACAGCTCTTTTAAAGAGTACTGCGCTGCTAATCCGAGTGCCTCTGAGTGTAAGGTGTATGACCTTTGA
- a CDS encoding TldD/PmbA family protein — protein sequence MSVTLATAPTLLSEDQALDLIESVIQQSEAEGVFVSLSANESALSRFSENQMTQNLSRTKFSLNITSYFGKRSASASTTELEPEAITETIRRSEELARIAPEDPEWLPLLEPQTYEQRTPAFDEQTITFSPLARGEIVQRVCGLSRQAGVQGSGTLSTSAVLQAVGNSRGLRACDRGTHADFSFTARIEDGSSWGQRTAFAVNQLPIESVTEQLIQRALSSRQPREVSPGKYPVVFDGAAFKELLGWVMWNLDARAADEGRSFMSHPEDAGNRLGEPLFSPLVQVQRNPAHPLLQFSTFFGDGLSNRYLEVIKDGIPQALSYSRYWAQQQGTEPTGAMYPVVMSGSNQTIADLIAQTERGILVNRAWYVRYVNPKTLEVTGMTRDGTFWIEDGQIAYPIKNLRFNQCLPDMLRDVDALSSVQRFGSSVVPGVRVKEFKFSSVTDSV from the coding sequence ATGAGCGTGACCTTAGCTACTGCACCCACACTTCTAAGTGAAGACCAAGCCCTAGACTTGATTGAATCAGTCATCCAACAATCCGAAGCGGAAGGTGTCTTCGTTAGTCTCAGCGCTAACGAGTCGGCACTCTCGCGTTTCTCAGAAAATCAGATGACGCAGAACCTCAGTCGAACTAAATTCAGCCTGAACATTACTAGTTATTTCGGCAAGCGCAGTGCTTCTGCCTCAACGACGGAATTAGAGCCAGAGGCGATTACAGAGACAATTCGACGCTCGGAAGAACTGGCTCGGATTGCCCCAGAAGACCCAGAATGGTTACCTTTACTGGAACCTCAGACTTATGAGCAGCGGACTCCAGCGTTTGATGAGCAAACGATCACTTTCTCACCTTTGGCACGGGGAGAAATCGTGCAGCGAGTGTGTGGGTTGAGTCGTCAGGCTGGGGTTCAGGGGTCTGGTACCCTGAGCACATCTGCTGTCTTGCAGGCTGTCGGAAATTCGCGGGGATTAAGAGCTTGCGATCGCGGTACTCATGCCGATTTTAGCTTTACGGCTCGCATTGAAGATGGCTCTAGTTGGGGTCAGCGTACCGCTTTTGCTGTAAACCAGTTACCCATAGAGTCAGTAACCGAACAGCTCATTCAACGTGCCCTGAGTTCTCGCCAACCCCGTGAAGTCAGCCCTGGCAAATATCCCGTAGTGTTCGATGGCGCTGCCTTTAAGGAGTTACTCGGTTGGGTGATGTGGAATTTGGATGCACGGGCGGCGGATGAGGGGCGATCGTTTATGTCCCACCCTGAGGATGCAGGCAATCGCTTGGGTGAGCCACTCTTTAGCCCTTTAGTACAGGTGCAGCGCAATCCAGCTCACCCTCTATTGCAGTTCAGTACATTTTTTGGGGATGGGTTGAGTAATCGCTATCTGGAGGTGATTAAAGATGGTATTCCTCAAGCTTTATCCTATAGCCGCTACTGGGCACAGCAGCAGGGCACAGAACCGACGGGGGCTATGTATCCAGTTGTGATGTCAGGTTCCAACCAAACGATCGCTGACTTGATTGCTCAGACAGAGCGAGGAATTTTGGTTAACCGTGCCTGGTACGTGCGCTATGTCAATCCCAAGACGCTAGAGGTGACGGGGATGACGCGGGATGGTACGTTTTGGATTGAGGACGGTCAGATTGCTTACCCGATTAAGAATTTACGTTTTAACCAATGTCTACCGGATATGTTACGGGATGTGGATGCTCTCAGTAGCGTGCAGCGCTTTGGTAGCAGTGTGGTACCGGGGGTAAGGGTGAAGGAATTTAAATTCAGTAGTGTGACGGATAGTGTTTGA
- a CDS encoding TIGR02588 family protein has product MKDMDSSEPVEQQPTRSPAEWTTFSIALLIVAVIVGLVVYKWLTQKNQPPVISITPSSEIREAPGQFYVPFEIENTGGETAESVQVIAELRIDGEVEESGEQQIDFLASGETEKGAFVFSRDPRKGELVIRVASYKLP; this is encoded by the coding sequence ATGAAAGACATGGATTCATCCGAACCCGTGGAACAACAACCAACTCGTTCACCCGCTGAGTGGACAACTTTTAGTATTGCCCTGTTGATTGTGGCTGTGATTGTCGGACTTGTCGTTTACAAATGGCTGACTCAGAAAAATCAACCTCCCGTAATATCCATTACCCCTTCTAGTGAGATTCGCGAAGCGCCAGGACAATTCTATGTTCCGTTTGAGATCGAAAACACGGGTGGAGAAACCGCTGAGTCTGTTCAGGTGATTGCTGAACTCCGCATCGATGGTGAAGTGGAAGAATCGGGTGAACAGCAAATTGATTTTCTCGCCAGTGGTGAAACCGAAAAAGGTGCTTTTGTGTTTAGCCGCGACCCGCGAAAGGGTGAACTTGTTATCCGAGTCGCTAGTTACAAGCTACCTTAA
- a CDS encoding cytochrome c biogenesis protein CcdA, with translation MLETLSTRLYELEQFADNLVSTQLAHLTGFSIGIIFLAGLLTSLTPCMLSMLPITLGYIGGYEAKGRLQAATQSTWFALGLATTLAGLGILAASVGRVYGQIGVGLPIIVSLIAIIMGLNLLEALPLQLPSWGGMDWISQDWPVGVRSYLIGLTFGLVASPCSTPVLATLLAWVAKTQDLVLGGGLLLSYTAGYVAPLILAGTFTASIKKLLELRQWSSWITPVSGALLVAFGVFSLLSRIPVGIF, from the coding sequence ATGTTAGAAACACTTTCGACTCGACTTTACGAACTCGAACAATTCGCCGACAATCTTGTCTCCACCCAACTGGCGCACCTTACCGGGTTCAGTATTGGTATTATCTTTCTCGCTGGGTTGCTCACTAGCCTCACCCCTTGTATGCTTTCCATGCTGCCCATCACCCTTGGCTACATTGGCGGCTACGAAGCGAAAGGGCGTCTCCAAGCTGCCACCCAGTCCACTTGGTTTGCCCTAGGATTGGCAACGACGTTAGCGGGGTTGGGCATTCTGGCGGCGTCTGTAGGGCGAGTTTATGGTCAAATCGGAGTAGGATTACCCATTATTGTCAGTTTGATTGCAATTATCATGGGGCTGAACTTACTCGAAGCCTTGCCCTTGCAACTGCCTTCTTGGGGTGGGATGGATTGGATTTCTCAAGACTGGCCTGTTGGTGTACGTTCTTATTTAATCGGTTTAACCTTTGGTTTAGTCGCTTCCCCTTGTAGTACTCCCGTCTTGGCAACATTGCTGGCTTGGGTGGCGAAGACACAAGACTTGGTTTTGGGGGGTGGATTGCTCCTATCCTACACAGCAGGATATGTCGCACCGTTAATTTTGGCAGGCACCTTTACTGCTTCCATTAAAAAATTATTGGAGTTGCGTCAGTGGTCGAGTTGGATTACACCTGTTAGTGGTGCCTTACTCGTAGCGTTTGGCGTGTTTTCCTTGCTGTCTCGAATTCCTGTCGGAATTTTTTAA
- a CDS encoding TldD/PmbA family protein, with protein sequence MVQAPAPITTTDLATLAIDAIARAGCEYGDVRFCTYRSQNLYARDRSLSQLSDNVSSGFGVRVLLDGAWGFAASPYKTPAEVERIVALAVEIAKGSRLSQQTRVQLAPVQAYRDTYITPIEIDPFTVPITEKAELLLHLNEQLLTYSEHGIKKAYSFLRFAREDKTFASTEGSLIQQTIYRSYPGFGCTAIANGDAQERNYERPPLNIGYEHINPADLLSQVERVAEEALEKVYAPKGPSGIRTTLILKPTNLWLTIHESVGHPTELDRVYGYESNFAGTSFATTDKLGKLQYAAPWVNFRADRTQPGGRGTTGYDDEGVPSQSWHLVKDGLLVDYLTDRETAYRLGRPSSNGSAYADSWSSLPMVRIPNLGLEPGPDGGSNTATLKEMIADTEDGILIDGVGSFSIDQQRRNFQFGGDAFWKVEKGQVVGMLKDVTYHAMTTDFWNSVDAIGPASEWQQCGTNICGKGEPMQLAQMSHACVPVRVRGIQIGGAS encoded by the coding sequence ATGGTACAAGCTCCCGCACCGATTACCACAACAGACCTTGCTACATTAGCCATTGATGCGATCGCTCGTGCTGGATGCGAGTACGGGGATGTGCGTTTTTGCACCTACCGCAGTCAAAATCTTTATGCACGCGATCGCTCCCTGAGCCAACTTTCTGATAATGTCAGTTCTGGCTTTGGGGTGCGGGTTCTCCTTGATGGTGCTTGGGGATTCGCCGCAAGTCCCTACAAAACCCCAGCAGAAGTGGAACGAATTGTGGCTTTAGCTGTAGAAATTGCTAAAGGTAGCCGCCTCTCTCAGCAAACACGGGTGCAATTAGCTCCGGTTCAAGCTTACCGCGATACTTACATTACTCCTATTGAGATTGACCCTTTCACGGTGCCAATTACTGAGAAAGCTGAGTTGTTATTGCACCTGAATGAACAGTTGCTCACTTATAGCGAGCACGGCATTAAAAAAGCTTACTCTTTCTTGCGGTTCGCCCGCGAAGATAAAACCTTTGCCTCTACAGAAGGTTCCCTGATTCAGCAAACCATCTACCGCAGCTATCCAGGATTTGGGTGTACTGCGATCGCAAATGGGGATGCTCAAGAGCGCAATTACGAACGTCCACCCCTAAACATCGGTTACGAGCATATCAATCCAGCAGACCTTTTGAGTCAGGTCGAACGAGTTGCCGAAGAAGCGCTTGAAAAGGTGTACGCACCTAAAGGCCCCTCTGGTATCCGTACCACACTCATCCTCAAACCCACCAATCTGTGGCTTACCATCCACGAATCTGTCGGGCATCCCACAGAACTGGATCGGGTGTACGGCTACGAATCTAACTTTGCCGGAACCAGCTTCGCGACTACCGATAAATTAGGCAAGCTCCAGTATGCCGCACCTTGGGTAAATTTCCGGGCTGATCGCACTCAACCGGGGGGACGCGGTACGACGGGTTACGACGATGAAGGGGTACCATCACAAAGTTGGCATCTTGTCAAGGATGGACTTTTAGTGGACTACCTCACTGACCGCGAAACCGCCTATCGACTCGGTCGCCCCAGCAGCAATGGTAGTGCCTACGCAGATAGTTGGTCGAGTTTGCCGATGGTACGGATTCCGAATTTAGGATTGGAACCGGGGCCAGATGGGGGGAGCAACACCGCCACTCTCAAGGAGATGATTGCAGATACCGAAGACGGGATTTTAATTGATGGCGTTGGCAGCTTTTCGATTGACCAGCAGCGGCGTAACTTCCAATTTGGCGGCGATGCCTTCTGGAAGGTGGAGAAAGGTCAAGTGGTGGGAATGTTAAAGGATGTCACTTACCACGCCATGACAACCGACTTCTGGAATAGCGTCGATGCGATCGGGCCTGCTTCAGAGTGGCAGCAGTGCGGGACTAATATTTGTGGCAAAGGTGAGCCAATGCAGCTCGCTCAAATGTCCCACGCGTGTGTTCCGGTGCGGGTGCGCGGTATTCAAATTGGTGGAGCTTCGTAA
- a CDS encoding NB-ARC domain-containing protein, which produces MDTQEVLKFADELVFTKTGKHLDNLQEAILRGTVQGKKYSKIAEENNCTEGHVKDVASEFWKLLSEELGEEVRKSNFRATIERWQISIISSHFGKDFVQINNVNVCADTLHSLENLHLEQLSDETSNSNNVISTVRQDLGDMPDVFSFYGRTEELATLEQWIVEERCRLITLLGMSGIGKTTLAVQLVERIKDNFDYVIWRSLRFSPTAEATQRNLLQFFSNQQDTELPISADEQLSQLMDYLRKYRCLLILDNVQMIFKTGQFAGHYKPGYEDYGSLFRRVGKLSHKSCLVLSGWEPPIELVALTGENTPIRSFPLKGLGVAASEILREKGLVEEDSWQDLINAYTGNPLWLKIVATLIRDLFNGRASDYLKYNPLLLCEELKAILNKHFERLSGLEQEVMSCIGSQVEPIAPAKLLEDIQLSPPELFSAIQSLERRSLIERQTQNDETVFTLAPVVRQYVKDQYYPSAE; this is translated from the coding sequence ATGGACACCCAAGAAGTCTTAAAATTTGCCGATGAGCTAGTTTTTACCAAGACAGGAAAACATCTCGACAATCTACAAGAGGCTATATTACGCGGAACTGTGCAGGGAAAGAAATACTCAAAAATTGCCGAGGAAAACAACTGTACTGAGGGTCATGTTAAGGATGTTGCCTCCGAATTTTGGAAGCTTCTGTCAGAAGAGTTAGGAGAGGAGGTCAGGAAATCAAATTTTAGAGCGACTATAGAAAGGTGGCAAATATCCATTATCTCGTCGCATTTTGGGAAAGACTTCGTACAGATTAATAATGTCAACGTCTGTGCAGATACTTTGCACTCCCTAGAAAATTTACACCTCGAACAGCTAAGTGACGAAACTTCTAACTCAAACAATGTTATATCAACAGTACGTCAAGATTTAGGTGATATGCCTGATGTCTTCTCGTTTTATGGACGCACTGAGGAACTGGCTACCCTAGAACAATGGATTGTAGAAGAACGCTGCCGCCTGATAACACTATTAGGAATGAGCGGTATAGGCAAAACAACTCTAGCAGTGCAGTTGGTAGAACGGATTAAGGATAATTTTGACTATGTAATTTGGCGAAGTCTCCGCTTTTCCCCAACCGCCGAAGCTACTCAGAGAAACTTACTCCAATTTTTCTCTAATCAGCAAGATACCGAATTACCAATCAGCGCTGATGAGCAACTCTCGCAACTGATGGATTATTTGCGAAAGTACCGCTGTCTGCTGATATTGGATAATGTTCAGATGATTTTTAAGACTGGACAGTTCGCTGGTCATTACAAACCCGGCTATGAAGATTATGGCTCACTCTTCAGACGAGTTGGAAAATTATCCCATAAGAGTTGCTTGGTTTTAAGCGGTTGGGAACCACCTATAGAACTTGTGGCATTAACAGGTGAAAATACACCCATTCGCTCATTTCCACTGAAGGGGTTGGGAGTAGCAGCGAGTGAAATACTTAGAGAAAAAGGTTTAGTTGAAGAGGATTCATGGCAAGACTTGATTAATGCCTACACAGGCAACCCATTATGGTTAAAGATAGTTGCTACTTTGATTCGAGACTTATTTAATGGCAGAGCCTCTGACTATTTAAAATATAATCCATTGTTATTGTGCGAGGAGTTGAAAGCTATATTAAATAAGCACTTTGAGCGATTATCGGGTTTGGAACAAGAGGTGATGTCATGTATTGGTAGCCAAGTTGAGCCGATTGCTCCTGCTAAATTACTAGAGGATATACAACTATCCCCGCCAGAGTTATTCAGTGCTATTCAATCTCTGGAACGACGCTCATTGATTGAAAGGCAGACACAGAATGATGAAACGGTTTTTACTCTCGCACCTGTGGTGAGACAGTATGTAAAAGACCAGTATTACCCTAGTGCTGAATAA
- a CDS encoding tetratricopeptide repeat protein: MSLEKFVGDIAKDVAKEAILNDFTAKNAVGAVVGAIATVGVVGATGPVTIPLALAAGALAGAGGEAAVKGVAKGTISVAENVAKGAGSVAENMAKNAGSLAENVAKGAGSVAGNVASGAGSIFGNVTKGITGGVTGVLNFFKSEEDFLNQGIEKLQNEQYKEAIEDFTQAIEINSQYADAYLLRGCTRIEIDDYQGAIADYTQTIQLLPDDSDIYFMRGKGYIALDDYKSAIADFTQSIKINPQYAEAYYLRGCIHSDIGNHQEAIADYTQTIQIDPSYVDAYRNRGHLLAAQEDYKEAISDYSESIRLDPSDADIYFRRGKAYIALENYKSAIGDYTQVIKIDSKYSDAYFIRGCLCAELEDYQGAIADFTEVIKTNPNHADAYFQRGQARIAIKDYKGAIQDFTEVIKINPNEVAPYLNRGDACTAIKDYNGAVADYSQVIQMEPNCADTYFKRGCARSEKGDRQGAIADYDQAIKLDPDYAYAYVKRAYVRKEKGKKQEAIADFQKAISLFYQESILEEIPDLQSEVRMLQKEPQNTPWWQMRVF, encoded by the coding sequence ATGAGTCTAGAAAAATTTGTTGGTGACATAGCTAAGGATGTAGCTAAAGAAGCCATATTAAATGATTTTACTGCAAAAAATGCAGTGGGGGCTGTTGTAGGAGCAATTGCCACAGTAGGGGTTGTGGGCGCTACTGGCCCTGTAACAATTCCTCTAGCCTTAGCTGCTGGCGCACTTGCAGGTGCTGGCGGAGAAGCCGCAGTTAAGGGTGTAGCCAAGGGTACCATTTCTGTAGCTGAAAATGTGGCTAAGGGCGCTGGATCTGTTGCCGAAAACATGGCAAAAAATGCAGGGTCTTTAGCTGAGAACGTAGCTAAAGGTGCAGGGTCTGTTGCTGGAAATGTAGCAAGCGGTGCGGGGTCTATATTCGGCAACGTAACCAAGGGAATTACTGGGGGAGTTACAGGCGTTCTCAATTTTTTCAAGAGCGAAGAGGACTTTTTAAACCAAGGGATAGAGAAGCTTCAGAATGAACAGTATAAGGAAGCCATCGAAGATTTTACCCAAGCCATCGAAATTAATTCCCAATATGCTGATGCCTATTTATTGCGTGGTTGTACTCGCATTGAAATAGACGACTATCAAGGAGCGATCGCAGACTATACTCAAACTATCCAACTCCTTCCTGATGATTCTGATATTTACTTCATGCGGGGTAAGGGTTACATTGCATTAGACGATTACAAGAGCGCGATCGCAGACTTCACTCAATCCATTAAAATTAATCCTCAATACGCAGAAGCTTACTACTTGCGCGGCTGTATCCACTCTGACATAGGCAACCATCAAGAAGCGATCGCAGACTACACCCAAACTATTCAGATTGATCCTAGCTATGTTGATGCTTACCGTAATCGGGGACATCTTCTAGCTGCACAGGAGGATTACAAGGAGGCAATTTCCGACTATAGCGAAAGTATTAGGCTCGATCCTAGTGATGCTGATATCTACTTCAGACGAGGTAAGGCATACATTGCATTAGAGAATTACAAAAGCGCAATTGGAGACTACACCCAAGTCATCAAAATTGATTCCAAGTATAGCGATGCTTATTTTATACGAGGTTGTCTTTGCGCTGAGTTAGAAGACTACCAAGGAGCCATTGCTGACTTTACTGAGGTTATCAAAACTAATCCCAATCATGCCGACGCTTACTTCCAACGTGGTCAAGCTCGTATAGCCATTAAGGATTATAAGGGAGCAATTCAGGATTTCACTGAGGTTATTAAAATTAATCCTAATGAGGTCGCTCCTTACCTTAATCGTGGCGATGCTTGTACCGCAATAAAGGATTACAATGGCGCAGTGGCGGACTATTCCCAAGTCATCCAGATGGAACCAAACTGTGCTGATACTTATTTCAAGCGAGGTTGCGCTCGTAGTGAAAAGGGAGACAGACAGGGAGCTATTGCCGACTATGATCAAGCCATTAAATTAGACCCCGATTATGCTTATGCCTACGTCAAACGAGCTTATGTTCGCAAAGAAAAGGGAAAAAAGCAGGAAGCGATCGCAGATTTTCAGAAAGCAATCAGCCTCTTTTATCAAGAATCCATCTTAGAAGAAATACCAGATCTTCAGAGTGAAGTCCGAATGCTTCAGAAGGAACCCCAAAATACTCCTTGGTGGCAAATGCGGGTATTTTAG
- a CDS encoding lecithin retinol acyltransferase family protein: MAKGDHLYVNCGAYDHHGIDCGDETVIHYEGKYRGGRITRVPKMIFANGKIIHVRQYSEKTVAVALANGKTAVVLADGKTIYIRDLLEKSYSPEAVVVRAESRLGEEGYDLIFNNCEHFATWCKTGIHESKQSENAQMFYFLIGGFSFGFTDSNDAVTRKRKLIELKSQLNQIENKQLKSSLTNENKIKFYVFLKELVKYDFISPKDAQALIEAVENNHISLKEADCVLEDIIEASTGEFFT, encoded by the coding sequence ATGGCAAAAGGTGATCATCTCTATGTCAACTGTGGTGCTTACGATCATCACGGTATCGACTGTGGGGACGAGACTGTTATTCATTACGAGGGAAAGTATCGAGGTGGAAGAATTACTCGCGTTCCTAAAATGATTTTTGCCAATGGCAAAATAATTCATGTGCGACAGTATTCAGAAAAAACTGTTGCTGTAGCACTTGCAAATGGTAAGACTGCTGTAGTACTTGCCGATGGCAAGACAATTTATATACGAGATTTATTAGAAAAATCGTATTCTCCTGAGGCTGTAGTTGTTCGAGCAGAGAGCCGATTAGGAGAAGAAGGATATGATCTGATTTTCAATAACTGTGAGCATTTTGCAACTTGGTGCAAAACTGGAATACACGAAAGCAAACAATCAGAAAATGCTCAAATGTTTTATTTTTTAATAGGTGGCTTTAGTTTTGGTTTTACAGACTCTAATGATGCAGTTACAAGAAAAAGAAAATTAATAGAATTAAAGAGCCAATTAAATCAAATTGAAAATAAGCAGCTAAAATCGAGCCTTACAAATGAAAATAAAATCAAATTTTACGTTTTTTTAAAAGAATTAGTTAAATATGATTTCATAAGTCCGAAGGATGCTCAGGCATTAATAGAAGCTGTAGAAAACAATCATATTTCCTTAAAGGAAGCAGATTGTGTACTAGAAGATATTATTGAAGCATCAACAGGAGAGTTTTTCACTTAA
- a CDS encoding cytochrome c biogenesis protein, with amino-acid sequence MTLENPSLPNIWRQLLSVLGDLRLAIVLLLAIAVFSISGTVIEQGQSLAFYQSNYPEDPALFGFLSWKVLLTLELDHVYRTWWFLSILILFGSSLTACTFTRQFPALKAARRWTFYKEPRQFQKLALSAELETGNLNSLTTLLEKRRYKVFQEGDTLYARKGIIGRIGPIVVHASMLMILAGSIWGALTGFMAQEMVASGNTFQIKNIIDAGPLATPKMLKDWSVRVNRFWIDYTPEGGIDQFYSDLSVVDQAGKDVDQQTIYVNKPLRYRGVTIYQTDWGIAAVRVRLNNSPIFQIPMAQLDTQGKGRLWGTWIPTKPDMSQGASVLARDLQGTLLVYDAAGKLVSTVRPGMATQVNGVTLKVDDVIGSTGLQIKADPGIPLVYTGFGLLMLGVIMSYVSHSQIWALQKGDHFYVGGRTNRAQVAFEREVIEMLDQLSDQTPLPEVLPIAADSLVSQN; translated from the coding sequence ATGACTTTAGAAAATCCATCTTTACCTAATATCTGGCGTCAGCTATTGTCTGTACTGGGCGACTTACGGCTAGCCATTGTGCTGCTGCTTGCGATCGCAGTTTTTAGCATCAGTGGTACGGTCATTGAACAGGGTCAGTCCCTCGCCTTTTACCAATCCAATTACCCAGAAGACCCAGCTTTGTTTGGTTTCCTTTCCTGGAAAGTCCTCTTAACTCTGGAATTAGATCACGTATATCGTACTTGGTGGTTTTTGTCAATTCTTATTTTATTTGGCAGTAGCCTCACCGCCTGTACCTTTACCCGTCAGTTTCCGGCACTCAAAGCCGCCCGTCGTTGGACGTTCTACAAGGAACCCCGGCAGTTCCAGAAACTCGCCCTCAGTGCCGAACTCGAAACCGGGAATCTCAACTCTCTCACCACATTGCTAGAGAAGCGGCGTTATAAAGTCTTTCAAGAAGGCGATACTCTCTACGCCCGAAAAGGAATCATCGGACGCATTGGCCCCATCGTCGTCCATGCCAGCATGTTGATGATTCTAGCCGGCTCGATTTGGGGGGCGCTTACGGGTTTTATGGCACAGGAAATGGTTGCTAGTGGTAACACCTTCCAAATCAAAAATATTATTGATGCTGGCCCTTTAGCCACGCCGAAAATGCTCAAGGATTGGTCAGTCCGAGTGAATCGCTTCTGGATTGACTACACTCCCGAAGGGGGAATTGACCAGTTTTATTCTGACCTATCCGTTGTCGATCAAGCAGGTAAGGACGTTGACCAGCAAACCATTTATGTCAACAAACCCCTGCGTTATCGGGGGGTGACGATTTACCAAACCGACTGGGGAATTGCGGCGGTTCGGGTACGGTTGAACAACAGCCCCATTTTTCAAATCCCGATGGCACAACTAGATACTCAGGGCAAAGGACGCCTCTGGGGCACCTGGATTCCCACCAAACCGGATATGAGTCAAGGCGCTTCGGTACTCGCCAGAGATTTGCAGGGAACGTTATTGGTTTACGATGCGGCGGGTAAATTGGTGTCTACGGTGCGTCCAGGGATGGCGACTCAGGTGAATGGCGTTACCTTAAAAGTGGATGATGTGATTGGCAGCACAGGCTTGCAGATTAAAGCTGACCCAGGAATTCCCCTGGTTTATACAGGCTTTGGCTTGCTGATGTTGGGCGTGATTATGAGTTATGTGTCCCATTCCCAGATTTGGGCGCTGCAAAAAGGTGACCATTTTTATGTAGGCGGTAGAACCAACCGGGCACAAGTGGCATTTGAGCGGGAAGTGATTGAGATGTTAGACCAATTGAGTGATCAAACTCCGTTACCAGAGGTTCTACCGATCGCAGCAGACTCTTTGGTCAGTCAAAATTAA